A region from the Acyrthosiphon pisum isolate AL4f chromosome A1, pea_aphid_22Mar2018_4r6ur, whole genome shotgun sequence genome encodes:
- the LOC103312024 gene encoding uncharacterized protein K02A2.6-like produces MPVFCKPRSIPFAYIEKVEKELERLEKENVIEKVENAQWGTPLVPVIKPNGTVRLCADYKTTINKYLEDYNYPLLKVEELFVALQGGKFFSKLDFINAYNQLEICEDTQKLLAWSTHKGIYKVKRLPFGTKPACSIFQQVIEKVLQGLKGVKNFLDDIIVTGVDDEDHLNNLREVFKRLLDAGFKLNVNKCCFFQKQVNYLGHVIDGEGIRKDKDKVKAIVEARIPQNVTEVKAFVGMINYYAKFIPNLSTLLGPMYKLLKKNITFKWTNQCNEAFNKSKEAMTSDSVLVHFNPEIQVKLLCDASEYGVGAVLVHVFSDGTEKPISYASRVLTVAERKYAVIQKEALAIFWSVKKFSQYLLGRKFILCSDHKPLLALFGEHNGIPRMASNRLQRWTLFLSEFDYELKYVQGRNNCAADGLSRLPLKIKSDENDNEYSYIDFVEGMIPLDVLKIKIETRKNTILSKVYSWIEEGWPEKVDLEYKGYFIRKSELNIEKGVIMWGYRVIIPNKLRIFLLKEIHSTHAGIAKMKAVTRSYFWWPGLDKEIESYVKSCEVCVSCQASPVVDRQAKWVEAVGPLDRVHLDFLYLNNKNYLVWIDAFTKWPEVIEMSKMNSGYLIDKLRETFGRFGLPNKIISDNGPQFRSSEFIEFCKQNGIVFYTSPPFHPATNGAAENAVKSFKRGINKALKDKINKGVTVSTLINRYLFMYRNSPHWTTNECPAKLMFGRKLKTRLDFLRHSKIKTNTESYKNKTIRNEVFKEGDVVYARDFSNPNKKNWEKAVIEEVLGNRNYIVRLEDKELVWRRHINHIIKLEEFSKYDDYIKNYEKEFLEEVKEKEKEIKTQELEIKKASEKVDEKEKQNITDVNVNDKFSLPEVKQNNVRPVRNKKSPKRLDL; encoded by the coding sequence ATGCCAGTTTTTTGTAAACCAAGGTCTATTCCATTTGCATATATTGAAAAAGTCGAAAAGGAACTTGAGCGTTTGGAAAAAGAAAATGTGATTGAGAAAGTGGAAAATGCCCAATGGGGTACACCTCTAGTGCCTGTGATAAAGCCAAATGGGACGGTAAGGTTATGTGCAGATTATAAGAcaactataaataagtatttagaaGATTATAACTACCCATTACTGAAAGTCGAAGAACTGTTTGTAGCTTTGCAAGGAGGaaaattttttagtaagttaGATTTTATAAACGCTTATAATCAATTGGAAATATGTGAAGATACTCAAAAGTTATTAGCATGGAGTACACACAAAGGTATATATAAAGTAAAGAGATTGCCTTTTGGAACAAAACCGGCTTGTTCAATTTTTCAGCAAGTAATCGAAAAAGTCCTACAAGGTTTAAAAGGTGTAAAGAATTTTTTGGATGATATCATTGTAACAGGAGTAGACGATGAAGATCATTTGAACAATTTGAGAGAAGTTTTTAAAAGATTACTAGATGCAGGTTTTAAACTAAATGtgaataaatgttgtttttttcaaaagcaagtaaattatttaggaCATGTAATTGATGGGGAAGGAATAAggaaagataaagataaagtaAAAGCTATAGTTGAAGCAAGAATACCACAAAATGTGACAGAGGTTAAAGCTTTCGTAGGTATGATTAATTACTATGCCAAATTTATTCCAAATTTGTCTACACTGTTGGGTCCTATGTataagctattaaaaaaaaatataacgtttaaATGGACAAACCAATGTAATGAAGCTTTTAATAAGTCCAAGGAAGCAATGACATCAGATTCGGTATTAGTACATTTTAATCCTGAAATACAAGTAAAACTTTTATGTGATGCTTCTGAATATGGGGTAGGTGCTGTTTTAGTTCATGTTTTTTCTGATGGAACAGAAAAACCTATAAGTTATGCTTCAAGGGTATTAACGGTAGCTGAAAGAAAATATGCTGTGATACAAAAGGAGGCTCTAGCTATTTTCTGGagtgtaaaaaaattttcacaatatttattaggCAGAAAATTCATTTTATGTTCGGACCACAAACCATTGTTAGCATTATTTGGGGAACATAATGGCATTCCACGTATGGCATCAAATAGATTACAACGTTGGACTTTATTTTTGTCAGAATttgattatgaattaaaatatgtacaaggCAGAAATAATTGTGCAGCTGATGGTTTGTCCCGTTtaccattgaaaataaaaagtgaTGAAAATGATAACGAGTACAGTTATATAGATTTTGTGGAAGGAATGATACCTTTAGAtgtgttgaaaattaaaatagaaacaaggaaaaatacaatattaagtaaAGTTTATAGTTGGATTGAAGAAGGGTGGCCAGAAAAAGTTGATTTAGAATATAAaggttattttataagaaaaagtgaactaaatattgaaaaaggtGTAATTATGTGGGGCTATAGGGTaattattccaaataagttgagaatatttttattaaaagagaTACATAGCACACATGCAGGTATTGCAAAAATGAAAGCGGTTACCAGATCTTATTTTTGGTGGCCTGGACTTGACAAAGAAATAGAAAGTTATGTTAAAAGTTGTGAAGTCTGTGTATCATGTCAGGCTAGTCCAGTAGTAGATAGGCAAGCTAAGTGGGTAGAAGCTGTTGGTCCTTTAGACAGAGtacatttagattttttgtatttaaataacaaaaattatttagtatggATTGATGCGTTTACAAAGTGGCCTGAAGTTATAGAAATGAGTAAAATGAATAGTGGGTATTTAATTGATAAACTGAGGGAAACTTTTGGACGTTTTGGCTTACCAAATAAAATCATTTCTGATAATGGTCCACAATTTCGTTCTAGTGAATTCATAGAATTTTGTAAACAAAAtggaattgtattttatacatcacCACCTTTTCATCCTGCTACAAATGGTGCAGCTGAAAACGCAGTTAAATCTTTTAAAAGGGGAATCAACAAGgcattaaaagataaaattaataaaggtGTGACTGTGAGTACATTAATAAACAGATATTTATTCATGTATAGAAACTCACCACATTGGACAACAAATGAATGTCCGGCAAAATTAATGTTTGGGCGAAAGTTAAAAACTCGTTTAGATTTTCTAAGACATTCAAAGATAAAGACAAATACTgagagttataaaaataaaactattagaaaTGAAGTTTTCAAGGAAGGAGATGTAGTCTATGCGAGAGATTTTTCtaatccaaataaaaaaaattgggaaaagGCAGTGATAGAAGAAGTGTTAGGAAACAGAAATTATATAGTTAGACTTGAAGATAAAGAGTTAGTATGGAGAAGACATATAAATCACATAATTAAGTTGGAAGAATTTAGTAAGTATGATGACTATATAAAAAACTATGAAAAAGAGTTTTTAGAGGAAgttaaagaaaaagaaaaagagatAAAAACACAggagttagaaattaaaaaagctAGTGAAAAAGTTGATGAAAAAGAGAAACAGAATATTACAGATGTTAATGTTAATGATAAATTTAGTTTACCTGAAGTTAAACAAAATAACGTTAGGCCTGTTAGAAACAAGAAGTCACCTAAACgtttagatttataa